The Streptomyces sp. NBC_00162 genome window below encodes:
- a CDS encoding SRPBCC family protein, giving the protein MAEHTSSSITIDASPADVMAVIADFARYPEWTGEVKEAEVLASDAEGRAEKVRLLLDAGAIKDDHTLAYTWKGEDEVSWTLDKSQMLRQLDGSYRLAPLDGGKRTEVTYQLTVDVKIPMLGMIKRKAEKVIIDRALAGLKKRVESTG; this is encoded by the coding sequence ATGGCGGAACACACCAGCTCAAGCATCACGATCGACGCCTCGCCGGCCGACGTGATGGCCGTGATCGCCGACTTCGCCCGCTACCCCGAGTGGACTGGCGAGGTGAAGGAGGCCGAGGTGCTGGCCTCCGACGCCGAAGGCCGCGCCGAGAAGGTCCGGCTGCTGCTCGACGCGGGCGCGATCAAGGACGACCACACCCTCGCCTACACCTGGAAGGGCGAGGACGAGGTCAGCTGGACCCTAGACAAGTCGCAGATGCTGCGCCAGCTGGACGGCTCGTACCGGCTGGCCCCGCTGGACGGCGGCAAGCGCACCGAGGTCACCTACCAGCTGACCGTGGACGTCAAGATCCCCATGCTCGGCATGATCAAGCGCAAGGCCGAGAAGGTCATCATCGACCGCGCCCTGGCCGGTCTGAAGAAGCGCGTGGAATCGACCGGCTGA
- a CDS encoding ArsA family ATPase → MHTLLITGPGGAGRTTVAAATALAAARQGRRVLLLSGDAGDPLSALTGEPVGEPAEVAPGLSAVPVAGGVRVARVDSGEEFREELVALQERGSALLGMVGARPLGAEELTELPGAEQFALLRALRRAASAPGFDLVVVDLPPLHQALATLALPAQLRRYLARLLPAERQAARALRPVLAQLAGVPMPAQWLYEAAARWDEELAAVQAVIEAATTEVRLVAEPGPAAADAIRPGRLGLALQQLPVSAVVANRLLPEGSVDPWLAGLAAQQEKYAAQWAGELPVVRVGHLGRDPRGPQDLEPLAATDGLVPQRPAPRRAWAVEDRLAEDGVLVWVVPLPGAHKRELDLIRRGDELLLTVGPYRRIVPLPAALRRCTVSGAALAEDALRIRFTPDPGLWPRTS, encoded by the coding sequence GTGCACACCTTGCTGATCACCGGACCCGGCGGGGCCGGCCGGACCACCGTGGCAGCGGCCACCGCCCTCGCCGCGGCCCGGCAGGGGCGGCGGGTGCTGCTGCTGTCCGGCGACGCCGGGGACCCCCTCTCCGCCCTGACCGGGGAGCCGGTGGGGGAGCCCGCCGAGGTCGCGCCCGGGCTGTCGGCCGTACCGGTGGCCGGCGGGGTCCGGGTGGCCCGGGTGGACTCCGGCGAGGAGTTCCGGGAGGAACTCGTCGCCCTCCAGGAGCGCGGATCCGCCCTCCTCGGCATGGTCGGGGCCCGGCCGCTGGGCGCCGAGGAACTCACCGAACTGCCCGGCGCCGAGCAGTTCGCACTGCTGCGCGCCCTGCGACGGGCCGCCTCCGCGCCGGGATTCGACCTCGTCGTCGTCGACCTGCCCCCGCTCCACCAGGCCCTGGCCACCCTGGCCCTCCCCGCGCAGCTGCGCCGCTACCTCGCCCGGCTGCTCCCCGCGGAGCGGCAGGCCGCCCGCGCCCTGCGGCCCGTACTGGCCCAGCTGGCCGGTGTGCCCATGCCCGCGCAGTGGCTCTACGAGGCCGCCGCCCGGTGGGACGAGGAGCTCGCCGCGGTCCAGGCCGTCATCGAGGCCGCCACCACCGAGGTCCGGCTCGTCGCCGAACCGGGACCGGCCGCCGCCGACGCGATCCGGCCGGGGCGGCTCGGGCTCGCCCTCCAGCAGCTGCCCGTCTCCGCCGTCGTCGCCAACCGCCTGCTCCCCGAGGGCTCCGTCGACCCCTGGCTCGCCGGGCTCGCCGCCCAGCAGGAGAAGTACGCCGCCCAGTGGGCCGGCGAGCTTCCCGTGGTCCGGGTCGGCCACCTCGGCCGGGATCCGCGCGGCCCGCAGGACCTGGAACCGCTCGCCGCCACCGACGGCCTCGTCCCGCAGCGGCCCGCGCCCCGCCGGGCATGGGCGGTCGAGGACCGGCTCGCCGAGGACGGGGTGCTCGTCTGGGTGGTCCCGCTGCCCGGTGCGCACAAGCGCGAGCTCGACCTGATCCGGCGGGGCGACGAGCTGCTGCTCACCGTGGGCCCGTACCGCAGGATCGTTCCGCTGCCCGCGGCGCTGCGCCGCTGCACCGTCTCCGGCGCCGCCCTGGCCGAGGACGCCCTCCGCATCCGCTTCACCCCGGACCCGGGCCTGTGGCCCCGCACGTCCTGA
- a CDS encoding DUF5304 domain-containing protein: protein MSEATDRPTDDDAWAKACAEDLAAEKERLRGQGGTRSQGTGTAAEELFKLFEAVADKVSGLNNPLIGSAAQGAVRQFVNQAKTAAKPVVERNPEVFDHLAAAGSELLAAYRSAVEGHERRWTRGEPPAPRQAPGERDPRDEGPDDGPAERIDLD from the coding sequence ATGAGCGAGGCCACCGACCGCCCCACCGACGACGACGCCTGGGCCAAGGCCTGCGCCGAGGACCTCGCCGCAGAGAAGGAGCGCCTGCGCGGGCAGGGCGGGACGAGGAGCCAGGGCACCGGGACCGCCGCCGAGGAGCTGTTCAAGCTCTTCGAGGCCGTCGCGGACAAGGTCTCCGGGCTGAACAACCCCCTGATCGGCAGCGCCGCCCAGGGGGCCGTGCGTCAGTTCGTCAACCAGGCCAAGACCGCCGCCAAGCCCGTCGTCGAGCGCAACCCCGAGGTCTTCGACCACCTCGCGGCCGCCGGATCCGAGCTGCTCGCCGCCTACCGCTCGGCCGTCGAGGGCCACGAGCGCCGCTGGACGCGGGGCGAACCCCCGGCTCCGCGGCAGGCGCCCGGCGAGCGCGACCCCCGTGACGAGGGCCCCGACGACGGCCCGGCCGAGCGGATCGATCTCGACTGA
- a CDS encoding ROK family glucokinase, translating to MGLTIGVDIGGTKIAAGVVDEEGTILETYKVPTPPTADGVTEAICTAVSAVSSNHTIDAVGIGAAGYVDDKRATVLFAPNINWRHEPLKDKVEQRIGLPVVVENDANCAAWGEYRFGAGQGHDDVICITLGTGLGGGIIIGNKLRRGRFGVAAEFGHIRVVPDGLLCGCGSQGCWEQYASGRALVRYAKQRANATPENATILLSLGDGTPEGIEGKHISEAARQGDLVAIDAFRELARWAGAGLADLASLFDPSAFIVGGGVSDEGDLVLDPIRKSFKRWLVGGAWRAHAQVLAAQLGGKAGLVGAADLARQG from the coding sequence ATGGGACTCACCATCGGCGTCGACATCGGCGGCACGAAGATCGCGGCCGGCGTGGTCGACGAAGAGGGCACCATCCTTGAGACGTACAAGGTGCCCACCCCGCCGACCGCGGACGGAGTGACGGAGGCCATCTGCACCGCCGTCTCCGCGGTCAGCAGCAACCACACCATCGACGCCGTCGGCATCGGCGCCGCGGGCTACGTGGACGACAAGCGCGCCACCGTGCTCTTCGCCCCGAACATCAACTGGCGGCACGAGCCGCTCAAGGACAAGGTCGAGCAGCGCATCGGCCTGCCCGTCGTCGTCGAGAACGACGCGAACTGCGCCGCCTGGGGCGAGTACCGCTTCGGCGCCGGCCAGGGCCACGACGACGTCATCTGCATCACGCTCGGCACCGGCCTGGGCGGCGGCATCATCATCGGCAACAAGCTGCGGCGCGGACGCTTCGGCGTCGCCGCCGAATTCGGCCACATCCGGGTCGTCCCGGACGGCCTGCTGTGCGGCTGCGGCAGCCAGGGCTGCTGGGAGCAGTACGCCTCCGGGCGTGCGCTCGTCCGCTACGCCAAGCAGCGCGCCAACGCCACCCCCGAGAACGCGACCATCCTGCTCTCGCTCGGCGACGGCACCCCCGAGGGCATCGAGGGCAAGCACATCAGCGAGGCCGCCCGGCAGGGCGACCTGGTGGCCATCGACGCCTTCCGCGAGCTGGCCCGCTGGGCCGGCGCGGGCCTGGCCGACCTGGCCTCGCTGTTCGACCCGTCCGCGTTCATCGTCGGCGGCGGGGTCTCCGACGAGGGCGACCTGGTCCTGGACCCGATCCGCAAGTCCTTCAAGCGCTGGCTGGTCGGCGGCGCCTGGCGTGCGCACGCGCAGGTGCTGGCCGCCCAGTTGGGCGGAAAGGCCGGACTCGTGGGCGCGGCGGACCTGGCACGCCAGGGCTGA
- a CDS encoding endonuclease/exonuclease/phosphatase family protein, translating into MDQLPKSRTEPDGSAVIRVLSYNIRSLRDDEEALARVIRACAPDLVFVQEAPRFFRWRKHAARLAAKCDLVVLGGGATAAGPLLMCSLRVFVERTEDVLLPHTPGLHRRGFATAVVRIGGARAGLVSAHLSLDRAERRAQADRLLDRVAALDTPYGIAAGDVNEGPDGPAFGQLAGTLQDCWSVAPWGGERTFPVSAPDRRIDAVFATKGVEVLGCGVPAGLPGVIPADLVAATDHLPVLAALRLPAAR; encoded by the coding sequence ATGGACCAGCTGCCGAAGTCCCGTACGGAGCCCGACGGTTCTGCCGTGATCCGGGTGCTCAGCTACAACATCCGCTCGCTGCGCGACGACGAGGAGGCGCTGGCCCGGGTCATCCGGGCCTGCGCACCGGACCTCGTGTTCGTGCAGGAGGCGCCGCGGTTCTTCCGGTGGCGCAAACACGCGGCGAGGCTCGCCGCGAAGTGTGACCTGGTGGTGCTCGGCGGGGGCGCGACGGCGGCCGGGCCGCTGCTGATGTGCTCGCTGCGGGTGTTCGTGGAGCGTACGGAGGACGTGCTGCTGCCGCACACCCCCGGTCTGCACCGGCGGGGCTTCGCGACGGCGGTGGTCCGGATCGGCGGCGCCCGGGCGGGCCTGGTCTCCGCGCACCTGTCCCTGGACCGGGCGGAACGGCGGGCCCAGGCGGATCGCCTCCTGGACCGGGTCGCGGCGCTGGACACCCCGTACGGGATCGCCGCGGGCGACGTGAACGAGGGACCGGACGGCCCGGCCTTCGGGCAGCTCGCGGGCACGTTGCAGGACTGCTGGTCGGTGGCCCCGTGGGGCGGGGAACGGACCTTCCCGGTGTCGGCACCGGACCGGCGCATCGACGCGGTCTTCGCGACGAAGGGCGTGGAGGTGCTGGGCTGTGGCGTCCCGGCGGGGCTGCCGGGCGTGATCCCCGCGGACCTGGTGGCGGCCACGGACCACCTCCCGGTCCTGGCGGCCCTCCGCCTCCCCGCTGCGCGGTAA
- a CDS encoding alpha/beta hydrolase codes for MPVLPGAEPFRHEGGEVGVLLCHGFTGSPQSLRPWAEYLAGKGLTVSLPLLPGHGTRWQDMQLTGWQDWYAEVDRALRELLDRCERVFVFGLSMGGALTLRLAAKHGDAISGIVLVNPANKVHDPLAFALPVAQHFIRSTPGIASDIAKPGSDEVGYDRVPTRAAHSLRKFLQLVDTELPQVTQPVLLLHSPQDHVVPPVDSARVLARISSTDVTETLLEQSYHVATLDHDAERIFADSYAFVGRLAESVGREGAQAGG; via the coding sequence GTGCCCGTCCTCCCTGGAGCCGAGCCGTTCCGCCACGAGGGCGGAGAGGTCGGCGTCCTTCTCTGCCACGGCTTCACCGGTTCCCCGCAGTCGCTGCGCCCCTGGGCCGAGTATCTGGCCGGGAAGGGGCTCACGGTGTCGCTGCCGCTGCTGCCCGGGCACGGCACGCGCTGGCAGGACATGCAGCTCACGGGCTGGCAGGACTGGTACGCCGAGGTGGACCGGGCACTGCGGGAGCTGCTGGACCGGTGCGAGCGGGTGTTCGTCTTCGGCCTGTCCATGGGCGGCGCGCTGACCCTGCGGCTGGCGGCCAAGCACGGGGACGCCATCAGCGGCATCGTCCTCGTCAACCCGGCCAACAAGGTGCACGACCCGCTGGCCTTCGCCCTTCCCGTGGCCCAGCACTTCATCCGGTCGACGCCGGGCATCGCGAGCGACATCGCGAAGCCGGGGTCGGACGAGGTCGGCTACGACCGGGTCCCGACGCGGGCCGCGCACTCGCTGCGGAAGTTCCTCCAGCTCGTGGACACCGAGCTGCCGCAGGTCACGCAGCCCGTGCTGCTGCTGCACAGCCCGCAGGACCACGTCGTACCGCCGGTCGACTCGGCGCGGGTGCTGGCGCGGATCTCGTCAACCGATGTCACCGAGACCCTGCTGGAACAGAGCTACCACGTCGCGACGTTGGACCATGACGCGGAGCGGATCTTCGCGGACAGCTATGCGTTCGTCGGCCGACTGGCGGAGAGCGTGGGCAGGGAGGGGGCGCAGGCGGGTGGCTGA